The genomic segment ACCGGGCGTTGCGGGAAGAGGCGCCGGCGGGCCCGGTCGCACTGCTGGCTGTCGGCAAGGCGGCGGGGAGCATGAGCCGCGGGGCGATTCACGCCCTCGGGGAACGAATCGATCGTGCTTTGGTAATCACCAAGCACGGCTATCAGGAAAAGTTGCCCTGGCCGGTGCTCGTGGCCGGACACCCGGTGCCGGATGAAGGGAGCATCGCCGCGGGCAAGGCGGTCGGTCAGCTGGTCGCCGATCTTCCCCAGGGCCACAGCGTGCTGGTGCTGTTGTCCGGCGGCACATCAAGTCTCATGGAATGGCTGCCGGAAGGGGTGACGCTGCGGCAGCTGCAGGACCTGTACCAATTGTTGCTCGGCGCGGGGCTGGAAATCGCCGCCATGAACGCGATCCGCTCGCGGGTGTCCAGACTGAAGGGAGGACGACTGGCGCTCCTGCTTGCGCCACGCCCCGTACATTGCCTGGCCATTTCCGACGTCCCCGGCGATGATCCGGCGCTAATCGGTTCCGGACCCCTGACTGCAAGCAGTGATGCGCTCGCACTGCCCGAGGTGCCGGATTCCCTGCGCAGTCTTTTTGATCGGGCACCCGCGAGTCCGGCGGCAAGCGATCCGGCATTTCGTGCGGTAAATTACAGGATAGTC from the Acidiferrobacteraceae bacterium genome contains:
- a CDS encoding DUF4147 domain-containing protein; amino-acid sequence: MPSLDDLRANVRAIFDRATDAVNGERAVYRALREEAPAGPVALLAVGKAAGSMSRGAIHALGERIDRALVITKHGYQEKLPWPVLVAGHPVPDEGSIAAGKAVGQLVADLPQGHSVLVLLSGGTSSLMEWLPEGVTLRQLQDLYQLLLGAGLEIAAMNAIRSRVSRLKGGRLALLLAPRPVHCLAISDVPGDDPALIGSGPLTASSDALALPEVPDSLRSLFDRAPASPAASDPAFRAVNYRIVAGIGGAVAAAAEAARALGYDADPAPELLGGDAIEAGERLAKELLERPPGCVRIHGGETTLVLPSSPGQGGRNQSLALSAARVLDGARDCVLLAAGTDGTDGPGTDAGALVDGDTVRRGREAGLNAKDALQRADAGRFLEASGDLVRTGPTGNRPASARCNASFAFNPASRPRRTVSPSTRAPAS